GAAGCTCTGATTGACCCGACGGGTGGAGTGTTGGTACACATATTTTGCAGTTTTTCTGACCAATTTTGCGAGGCCGACCATGCCCACTGATGAAATCACACAAAAAGTCAGCGACCGGTACGCCAAGGCCGCTACGACGGGCGAACAAATGTGTTGCCCCACCAGCTATGACATGGGAAACCTTAAAACCTTCATTCCCGAAGAGGTGCTAAAGGTCTCCTATGGTTGCGGCACACCGGCTGGGCTCAAGACGGTGCAGGCCGGAGAAACTGTCTTAGACATCGGGTCGGGCGGCGGCATCGATTGTTTTGAAGCCTCGCGTTTGGTGGGCCCCACAGGCCACGTGATCGGGATCGACATGACCGATACGATGCTGGAAATCGCCCGCAAGAATGCGGCGAAGGTGGCAGCGAATCTCGGCTATCCCACATCGAACGTGGAATTTCGCAAAGGCCTGGCCGATGCGATGCCGGTGGAAGACGGCACGATCGACCTGATCATCTCGAATTGCGTGATCAACCTCGCGCCGGACAAGCGAAAGGTGTTCCAGGAAATGCATCGGGTCGCCAAGCCAGGGGGACGGTTCACTATCTCCGACATTGTATCGGACCAAACCGTCCCACAATACCTTGTCCACGATACCCAGAAATGGGGAGATTGTTTATCGGGCGCCTTGACGCTTACCGACTACATGAGCGGCATGAGGGCAGCAGGATTTCTTGGCATCCATCTCGTGGAGTTTTCACCCTGGCGGGTCATCGACGGCATTCATTTCTTTTCCGTCACGTTGACAGGTTACAAGTTGCCCATGGCCCTGACGGTCTCTTCGATCCACTACGCCACCCTTCGGGGTCCTTTCAGCTTCGTCGTGGATGAGCGAGGGAGGAAGTACCAGCGTGGTATTCCACAGCCAATTACCACGGATGATGTCAAACTGCTGAGCCATCCTCCATTCGCCGATCATTTTCTCCTGACTGCCGACCCTGTTGTGTTGGATGACCATGATCCACGCTGGACCACAGTGTTTCCGGCACAGACCCCATGCACCTGGCAAGGCGATTATGCGCTCCTGGCCGGACCTTTCATCGAAGCTGCTGATGACGACCACCATCTCTATCGCCGTGGAGAGCCGCTGGAGATTTGCTCTAAAACAGTGGCTGTCCTAGAAACGGCAGGATACCAACCTCATTTCGTCATTCTGAATCGGGCCGGCGATCGTGTGAGCGGCGAAGCTGTGACCTGCTCACCGGATGGAGGCTGTTGCTAGATGACTCTCACGTTGCTTGGCCGAAGCAACCCTCTCGCCTCCGCAGCTGAACAACTTCGTCTCCTTGAGCAGTCAACCGTTTCACCACCGTTT
This region of Nitrospira sp. genomic DNA includes:
- a CDS encoding methyltransferase domain-containing protein, which translates into the protein MPTDEITQKVSDRYAKAATTGEQMCCPTSYDMGNLKTFIPEEVLKVSYGCGTPAGLKTVQAGETVLDIGSGGGIDCFEASRLVGPTGHVIGIDMTDTMLEIARKNAAKVAANLGYPTSNVEFRKGLADAMPVEDGTIDLIISNCVINLAPDKRKVFQEMHRVAKPGGRFTISDIVSDQTVPQYLVHDTQKWGDCLSGALTLTDYMSGMRAAGFLGIHLVEFSPWRVIDGIHFFSVTLTGYKLPMALTVSSIHYATLRGPFSFVVDERGRKYQRGIPQPITTDDVKLLSHPPFADHFLLTADPVVLDDHDPRWTTVFPAQTPCTWQGDYALLAGPFIEAADDDHHLYRRGEPLEICSKTVAVLETAGYQPHFVILNRAGDRVSGEAVTCSPDGGCC